One Lepus europaeus isolate LE1 chromosome X, mLepTim1.pri, whole genome shotgun sequence genomic window carries:
- the ZNF449 gene encoding zinc finger protein 449: MAVALGCAIQASLNQGSVLQEYDTDCEVFRQRFRQFQYREAASPHEAFNKLWELCCQWLKPKMRSKEQILELLVLEQFLTILPTEIETWVREHCPENRERVVSLIEDLQRELEIPEPQVDMHDMLLEELTPVGMEHMPPNVHLESPELQVMAPVQEASVAEPWIPQAGPQELNYGAAGECQPFLDPGYPLPKLDVNFPLEQREEPWIKELQDSKEMKQLLDSKIGFEIGLENEEDTSKQKKLENMYPFIVTLEGNALHGPIVQKEYAQLENQWEPPPEDLQPDLTKLVDHQTPTLGETTESSNLEEPLNSKPHKKKNPGEKPHRCPQCGKCFARKSQLTGHQRIHSGEEPHKCPECGKRFLRSSDLYRHQRLHTGERPYECTVCKKRFTRRSHLIGHQRTHSEEETYKCLECGKSFCHGSSLKRHLKTHTGEKPHRCPNCGKSFSRLTALTLHQRTHTEERPFKCNYCGKSFRQRPSLVIHLRIHTGEKPYKCSHCSKSFRQRAGLIMHQVTHFRGLL, from the exons ATGGCTGTGGCCCTGGGTTGTGCAATCCAGGCCTCCTTGAATCAGGGCTCTGTGCTTCAAGAGTATGACACTGATTGCGAAGTCTTCCGGCAGCGCTTCAGGCAGTTCCAGTATAGAGAAGCAGCCAGTCCTCATGAAGCTTTCAACAAACTCTGGGAGCTTTGCTGTCAATGGCTGAAGCCAAAGATGCGTTCCAAGGAACAGATCCTGGAGTTGCTCGTGTTGGAGCAGTTTCTAACCATTTTGCCCACGGAGATAGAGACCTGGGTGAGGGAACACTGCCCCGAGAATAGAGAAAGAGTTGTGTCACTGAtagaagacttacagagagaactTGAGATACCAGAGCCACAG GTGGACATGCATGACATGCTTTTGGAAGAACTGACACCAGTGGGAATGGAACATATGCCACCAAATGTGCACCTGGAGTCACCTGAGCTCCAGGTAATGGCACCTGTCCAGGAGGCCTCTGTGGCAGAGCCCTGGATCCCACAGGCAGGACCTCAGGAGCTGAATTACGGTGCTGCTGGAGAATGCCAGCCCTTTCTGGACCCTG GATATCCATTACCAAAGCTTGATGTGAACTTCCCATTGGAGCAGAGAGAAGAACCATGGATTAAGGAACTACAGGATTCCAAAGAAATGAAGCAATTACTTGATTCCAAGATAG GTTTTGAGATTGGGTTAGAAAATGAAGAAGATacttcaaaacagaaaaaactgGAGAACATGTATCCATTTATTGTAACTTTAGAGGGGAATGCCCTCCATGGTCCCATTGTGCAAAAAGAATATGCACAGTTAGAAAATCAATGGGAACCCCCTCCAGAGGACTTACAGCCAGATTTAACAAAACTTGTAGATCACCAGACCCCCACTCTAGGAGAGACAACTGAGAGCTCCAACTTGGAAGAACCTCTCAACTCTAAACCCCATAAGAAAAAGAATCCAGGAGAGAAACCTCATCGATGCCCACAGTGTGGAAAATGCTTTGCTCGGAAGTCTCAACTTACTGggcatcagagaattcattcGGGAGAGGAACCTCATAAATGCCCTGAATGTGGGAAAAGATTCCTCCGTAGTTCAGACCTTTATCGACACCAACGACTTCATACGGGGGAGAGGCCCTATGAGTGCACCGTGTGTAAAAAGCGATTCACTCGGAGGTCACACCTTATTGGGCACCAGAGAACCCATTCTGAAGAAGAAACATATAAATGCCTTGAGTGTGGGAAAAGTTTCTGTCATGGATCAAGTCTTAAAAGACATCTGAAAACCCATACAGGTGAAAAACCTCATAGATGTCCTAATTGTGGGAAAAGTTTTAGTCGATTGACAGCACTTACTTTGCATCAGAGAACACACACTGAAGAGAGACCTTTCAAATGCAATTATTGTGGGAAAAGCTTTAGACAGAGACCAAGCCTGGTTATTCATTTAAGAATCCATACTGGGGAGAAGCCTTACAAGTGTAGCCATTGTTCAAAAAGCTTCAGACAGAGAGCAGGCCTTATTATGCACCAAGTCACTCACTTTAGAGGACTTCTTTAA